The genomic stretch TTCCTTGGAAACTTAATGGTCTGCCAGCCCAATCTCTTTTCGTCGAACAGTTGTAGTAGTCAATAAGATCCTGCATTCAAaaactttgatatttaaaaaaacaatagtgGATGGATATTTCAATAAAATGTTTCAGTTTGATTTTCAGAGAACTCCAGTTTGTCTGTAACATTATGGATGCCATCTAATGATGATAACAACTTGGAGCATAAAGACAAGGAAGAAAAACCACTTGGCAACAACAACAGAGTATCACATTTTCAAGCATGATTGGAACTCTCAGACTTGTACTATCAATACAAGTTCATGCTTTCTCCTCACTTTTGAGAAATTTTGCGCATCTCTTTTGGGAAAACTGACAGCAAGATGTCCCACAAAATATGTGTGCTATAAAATGGATCACCAATGTGAATACAAACACTGATGAAGGGCGCTTTTCATGCTATGaatatttttgctactaaaTATGCATGATTCATTAATCACACGAATAAGAGAAGCAGCATTCATGTTAAGTACCTGTGACTCGGTGAGATCTGTGATGAGAATACCAGGAGTGCTAACTGGAACAGGATCCAATTTTGCTCCCGGATAAGTATTCTCCACAGCAACAACAAACCCTGCTGCCCCGAGAATTCTTGCTGTCTCAGAGACTTTCTTGATGGATGCAGTACCTGAAACGAAATTGAAAGAATACCCACAAAGAAGAATTTTCCCTTCTATCATCTTCTTGTTGAGTAATTCCGGTCTCTGACAGTCTAAAGGGCTGTACTTCATCACAGACAGGTCTACCAATGCATCATTCGCAGCAATCAAGTTAAACGACATGTTCCCACGAGTTGCAGCTGTGTTAGGCACAAGGAAGATTAACTTAGAAATGCATagaatttctttattttaattgatttactcTATAAAGTAATGAAATGTCAAATCATTCTAGAAACTCAGTTTACACCGTATCTATGAAGCTGATGTTATGGCCTTTTACACGAGAAGCCTGAGGTTGccattttatattattcttgatAATCAAGTTGGGAAGAAGATTAAGCTGCAGATATTGTGCATCTTAAATAATAGAGAACATGAATATTGATAAGATACAATGACTTACGTGATAGTCCAAGTCCAGTAAGCATTTTCCCGTTTCCTAAAGTGATGTGGTTTCTGTATCTACGGTCATCAACTGCAGCAGCTACAGATGCAATCCAGGGACTGAAAGACACCAAGGTTTTAGGAAATGGACCTCCATTTCCAGCTGCCTGGGCAACAAACACTCCAGCTTTGACAGCCGAAAGCAGAGCAGCATCAAAGGGGTTCAAAAATGTCGTTCTGGTATTAGTGGGTGGACTATTAGGCCCCACTGAAAGGTTAAGAATGTCAACTCCATCTCGAACAGCCTGTTTAAAGTTTAAACGGCATTTGTCTAAATTATATTTCGTAAAGAGCAAAACCTCTCAGACCGTTCACAAATCCAGATTGCAGCAGTGCAAGGAGAAGTAATTACTTCACAGCAAGATGATATCAAATGATGGTGTTGTTTACCAACTAAAAATGTCCTTAAAGGTAAATATTTGGCAAATGTGCAGATACTGGCATGATCATGACTGTCTCCCAAGGCTTCACAAGGTAAATCATCATTCAAATCAAAAGCAGGATTGATACCTCTACACATCACAAAATGAGTATTCACTTTATTATCTGGTTAGAATATTAtagtttatattatattatatgttagGATATTTTCTTCTCAGATTGATTTGATTTAGTTCTATGCCTATATAAAAACTATGGatttatgtaaataataatattaagtttCATTATGATGATGGagtctatttttatatttattcaaatttcATCATTATACACCTATAGAGCCAAGATACATCAGCaaaccacaaatttaatatCGTCATGCTCATGACATGTTTCTGTCTATACCTGTTCGATGGCAGCCACCACATCTGAGACATATCCTCCAAAAAGTCTATAGAGAACCTTATACACAGCAATCCTGAGCAAAAGAGACTACAAGACTTAAACTTCGTTTAGACTGGAAAGGTATATTTGCTCTTTAATATTACTTTAGAAATTGTCTAACCTTGCACGTGGAGCCATACCACTTGCTTTGCCAAATTCATGCCCATGCATTCTCACAGGGATTCCATTGTTTCCAGCAGCAATGGCAGCAGTATGTCTGGAAAACAGTGTAAAAGATTAACATTGGAATAAAAAATGGTATAATAGAAGAACAGAAtactgaaaattaaaatcattaacaGGTTTAACAGCAActgtataaatatttatatgcttAGTTTGAATGAATATCAATTACAAACATAATCCTCTAGTCACTCCAAATGAAGATCCAGAAAAAGAGAGGCCTTCtcataaattattcaaataaatgttCAACCTAGAGTTTCATAAGATAGAACTAATATAAGTGGCATAAACAGCTCAATTCAAAGCAACATGAGCACACATAATGTTAGCTGTCAACGCCCAGCAATAAATAAGAGCATTACTCCACAAAAGAGTAAAATGAAGAAGGaaagaggagaagaaaagaCATTAAGCAAGTGCTACAACAAATAAGATGAAAACTCAAAAACATATTCTACATATTCCTATTCAGCTTAACTAGAATGTACAGATAATAGGCAATTATACCTGTGCATCATAGCTAATAGGTAAAATTGATAACAATACAAGCGATTGCAATAAATGGTGGTTGTAACAATAATTGACATTTTTACAGGGGCATGTAGGAAAAATCACACATCTACGTTCAGTTAAAAATACCAGTTCCAACTGGCACAGTGGCACTTACGTTCCATGTCCATCACCATCCACTGGAGATGCAAAATCAGCACCTGGATTAAATGCTCCTGCAGCAATTGCAGCCTTTGCAAAATGTTGGGCCCCAATTATCTTCCCATTGCAAAAATCCTTCTTAGTATCGACATCAATTTCACACTTCCCCCTGAAACGAGGAAGAGGTCCATATGGTTCGGTATTGTATGTAGCAAAGCTAGGATGCTTTGGATGAATTCCTGAGTCAATGAATCCAATTACAATGTCTTCCCCTGCCCTGTCAAAGCCACCTCCTGTTGGCCAAACTCCTGTTGGTAGCCCTAAGAATTGAGGAGTATGAGTAGTCAATTTCCTGACTTTCATGTCTTTCTCCACAAATTTGACCCCAGGAGCTCTGGCAAGGGTCTCAGCCTAGatcatattaaaaagaaatctgCATTCATGTGAATGAAATGAAACATAATGTTTGAAAACTGAAGAATAAATACTGCTAGTTTTACCTGTTCCTCAGACATATGGATGGCAAACCCATTAATAAGATGGCGATAACTATACAACTTCTTGTAGGTCCCAACTTCAAAAAGTGAGTCCAGTAGTGCATCATGTTGTTTCTCTAGGTGAAGGGAATATGAAGTAATTGACTCACTGCCAAGACACAAAATTGCAGAATAAGGGTTATATGAAAATGCATTTTAGCGGAGAAGCTAAGACCAAACAATAATTACACAAAACTTGATAAGGGATTGAGTGAAAGAAATAAACACAGTAATTTAACATGGTTCAGTGCAAAGCAAAACAGAACACAGAACTTGTTGTTGGGTCTATAACACCCCTACTGGAGAACCACCTTTTGACATTTACCGCAGGTTGCGTAGTAGTACACTTTCAGTTGTGAGCCACACGTCATATGATTCACAACAGCACCGTCCAACGCAATCCCAACAGAAAATGTCTTGGTTCATTCACTTCCCTTAAAGGAAATAATGCATTTATTGACATCACCAACCATATACTATCACTTAATGTTGTCATGGCAAACAGCTGTCTTTTCCGACTGGCATCTTCCTTCAGATtgcaatttcatttttaaacttcaGAATTAACAG from Dioscorea cayenensis subsp. rotundata cultivar TDr96_F1 unplaced genomic scaffold, TDr96_F1_v2_PseudoChromosome.rev07_lg8_w22 25.fasta BLBR01001548.1, whole genome shotgun sequence encodes the following:
- the LOC120256611 gene encoding subtilisin-like protease SBT2.5, coding for MKMINATWVLFALLPLLAFGQGDVYLATVEGEPVVSYSGGIEGFSATAVDPAEEFDITSESITSYSLHLEKQHDALLDSLFEVGTYKKLYSYRHLINGFAIHMSEEQAETLARAPGVKFVEKDMKVRKLTTHTPQFLGLPTGVWPTGGGFDRAGEDIVIGFIDSGIHPKHPSFATYNTEPYGPLPRFRGKCEIDVDTKKDFCNGKIIGAQHFAKAAIAAGAFNPGADFASPVDGDGHGTHTAAIAAGNNGIPVRMHGHEFGKASGMAPRARIAVYKVLYRLFGGYVSDVVAAIEQAVRDGVDILNLSVGPNSPPTNTRTTFLNPFDAALLSAVKAGVFVAQAAGNGGPFPKTLVSFSPWIASVAAAVDDRRYRNHITLGNGKMLTGLGLSPATRGNMSFNLIAANDALVDLSVMKYSPLDCQRPELLNKKMIEGKILLCGYSFNFVSGTASIKKVSETARILGAAGFVVAVENTYPGAKLDPVPVSTPGILITDLTESQDLIDYYNCSTKRDWAGRPLSFQGTGSIADGMAPTLHNSAPQVALFSSRGPGIKDFSFQDADVLKPDILAPGSLIWAAWAPNGTDEANYVGEGFAMMSGTSMAAPHIAGIAALIKQKHPKWSPAAIKSALMTTSTTMDRADKPIQAQQYSGSEIVTLAPATPFDYGSGAVDPKAALDPGLIFDASYGDYIGFLCSVPGVNPQEIRNITGSGCNATHGRPADLNSPSITISHLKGTQTIKRTVTNVADTETYVITSRMPPEIALEASPPAMTILAGGSRDISVSLTVRSVTGGYSFGEILMKGSLGHKVRIPVIAMGYYN